One window of the Gambusia affinis linkage group LG01, SWU_Gaff_1.0, whole genome shotgun sequence genome contains the following:
- the LOC122839841 gene encoding LOW QUALITY PROTEIN: taste receptor type 1 member 1 (The sequence of the model RefSeq protein was modified relative to this genomic sequence to represent the inferred CDS: inserted 2 bases in 1 codon), whose translation MFLTVFLSLGWLMLQLASGELDYTSQAEGMQLQGNFSFAGLFPLHYTDVPANGLPVLVPCDQGRPNKHGFHLMQAMRFAVEEINNSSGPLPLLPGVKLGYQMYDICSNPASVLATLDLLEQQSQNFGNTQRAVGVIGPDSSSKSFMPAALLGAYVIPQISYEASNEMLSNKQNYPSFFRTIPSDKNQVAAMIQLLVRFNWMWIALLGSDNDYGLQGMQSLSEQAPHHGICIPYQGIIPTASKDTVQTMRSMVDNILKTKVNTIVVFSSKTKFHDFLPYVLERNITEKVWIGTEDWSPSTLISRIPGIQSIGTVLGISVKDAAIPGFDEFQKNTVEISTRHVNGDANVTLGGGNDCLQSTDLYSLARNDFSMDKYDITSSFNVYKAVYALAQALHQALGCDSGECSRRSVTPPQLLAQLRKVRFSLGNSSVYFDMHGDPPTGYDXVSWVWRGTDWSLRVVGSFTPDPIALTVDASLIEWHGKEDSESVPESFCSPPCPKGHKKLLTGQHACCFDCQACPSATFLNKNDLTDCQACLPEQWAPPSSEECLNRTVIQLDWDHPLSIALLFFLAACLLLTSSTAVILLLKLNTPVAKSAGGRTCLLMLAALTVAALSTLCHFGRPSPAACVLKQPLFTISFSVCLACIAVRSLQVVCIFKFASKLPPAYDRWMKKQGPEVTIFLVSVSILLISVLRVSVDTPQPSQDLRFYEDKIVRECSKTLSVGSGIELAFVSVLSVLCFSFSYMGKDLPANYNEAKCVTFSLMVYMISWMSFFTLYLINRETFTMAAQVFATLFSVLAFLAGYFLPKMYIIVLRPQMNTTAHFQNCIQMYTMNKN comes from the exons AGGAAGACCTAACAAACACGGGTTTCACTTGATGCAAGCCATGAGATTCGCTGTGGAAGAAATCAACAACAGCTCCGGCCCGCTGCCTCTGCTACCAGGAGTAAAGCTCGGTTACCAGATGTACGACATCTGCTCTAACCCGGCCAGTGTCCTGGCAACGCTGGACCTGCTGGAGCAGCAGTCCCAGAACTTCGGCAACACTCAGAGAGCAGTTGGTGTGATTGGaccagacagcagcagcaagaGTTTCATGCCAGCCGCTCTGCTGGGGGCTTATGTGATTCCACAG ATCTCTTACGAAGCATCAAATGAAATGCTGAGCAACAAGCAGAACTATCCATCGTTCTTCCGCACGATTCCAAGCGACAAGAACCAGGTGGCGGCCATGATCCAGCTGCTAGTCCGGTTCAACTGGATGTGGATAGCTCTTTTGGGCAGCGACAATGACTACGGACTGCAGGGCATGCAGAGCCTGTCGGAGCAAGCCCCTCACCACGGCATCTGCATCCCATACCAAGGAATCATCCCCACGGCCTCCAAAGACACGGTTCAGACCATGAGGAGCATGGTGGACAACATACTGAAAACCAAGGTGAACACCATCGTGGTGTTTTCaagcaaaacaaagtttcaTGACTTCCTCCCATATGTGCTAGAGAGAAACATTACAGAAAAGGTGTGGATCGGGACGGAGGACTGGTCGCCGTCCACTCTCATATCCAGGATTCCTGGGATCCAAAGCATCGGCACCGTGCTCGGAATCTCGGTCAAGGATGCCGCCATTCCCGGGTTTGACGAGTTCCAGAAGAACACGGTCGAGATTTCAACGCGACACGTCAACGGAGACGCCAATGTGACCCTCGGCGGTGGCAATGACTGTCTGCAGAGCACAGACCTGTACTCCCTCGCCAGGAACGACTTCTCCATGGATAAATATGACATCACCTCCTCCTTCAATGTTTATAAGGCAGTTTATGCTCTCGCTCAGGCTCTGCACCAAGCTCTTGGCTGTGATTCTGGAGAATGCAGCAGGAGAAGTGTGACTCCACCACAG CTTCTGGCGCAGCTCAGGAAGGTTCGGTTTTCTCTCGGCAACTCTTCTGTGTATTTTGACATGCATGGGGACCCACCCACTGGGTACGA AGTGTCCTGGGTTTGGAGGGGGACGGACTGGTCTCTCAGAGTGGTAGGCTCCTTCACACCGGACCCCATCGCCCTCACAGTGGATGCCAGTCTGATAGAGTGGCACGGCAAAGAAGACTCAGAATCG GTACCCGAGTCCTTCTGCTCTCCGCCTTGCCCAAAAGGTCACAAGAAGCTGCTGACAGGTCAGCATGCCTGCTGCTTCGACTGCCAGGCCTGTCCCTCTGCCACGTTCCTCAATAAAAATG ACCTGACAGATTGTCAGGCCTGTCTGCCGGAGCAGTGGGCGCCCCCATCCAGTGAGGAGTGTCTGAACAGGACGGTGATACAGCTGGACTGGGACCACCCTCTCTCCATagctctcctcttcttcttggCCGCCTGCCTCCTCCTGACCTCCAGCACGGCCGTAATCCTCCTGCTCAAACTGAACACACCGGTGGCCAAGTCCGCCGGGGGCCGCACCTGCCTGCTGATGCTGGCGGCCCTGACGGTCGCCGCCCTGAGCACTTTGTGCCACTTTGGCCGGCCGTCCCCGGCGGCCTGCGTCCTGAAGCAGCCTCTGTTCACCATCAGCTTCTCTGTGTGTCTGGCCTGCATCGCGGTGCGCTCCCTGCAGGTCGTCTGCATATTTAAGTTTGCGTCCAAGTTGCCGCCGGCCTACGACAGGTGGATGAAAAAGCAGGGTCCAGAGGTCACCATCTTCCTGGTGTCTGTCAGTATCCTGCTCATCTCGGTGCTCCGGGTGTCCGTCGACACTCCGCAGCCTTCCCAGGACCTGCGGTTCTACGAGGACAAAATTGTCCGGGAGTGCAGTAAAACCCTCTCTGTCGGCTCCGGCATCGAGCTGGCGTTCGTCTCGGTGCTCAGCGTCCTCTGCTTCTCTTTCAGCTACATGGGGAAGGACCTGCCGGCCAACTACAACGAAGCCAAGTGTGTCACCTTCAGCCTCATGGTGTACATGATCTCCTGGATGAGCTTCTTCACCCTCTACCTCATCAACAGAGAAACCTTCACCATGGCGGCGCAGGTGTTCGCCACGCTCTTCAGCGTCCTGGCCTTCCTGGCTGGATACTTCCTCCCCAAAATGTATATTATCGTTCTGAGGCCCCAAATGAACACCACAGCACACTTCCAGAACTGCATTCAGATGTACACcatgaacaaaaactga